Proteins from one Catenuloplanes atrovinosus genomic window:
- a CDS encoding ATP-binding protein has protein sequence MDERKRFPAWRPAAILAAVVGVFGVSVAVGVAGVVAAEQRQTAQEQLQRRSSVVTARVAAEARRYTDSVSLAAAALGWREEVTAESFAEVTEPVVRMRLPGASSVVFLAAADSGTVAQTQRRWRSLGAADLVLRPVGGGGEHIFSIFSVPLDGAAAPAGIDATQAPAPTYALRESRAGHRVVVSDAYHLLRDRTVPAAARQLSFVITAPVLAPADAAGRRAFRGWVLMGLRGQDFIGDALRESSQDLIDVTLRAHTATGTADIATLRAAAGGRRDLAWQANVRVANRSWMLAYAAAGPSLPGGSTGLPTSLAAGGTVTSLLLAGLVWVLATGRVRAQAQVTAATARLRTTADELAGQKDYLAQVLDAVHVTILTCDTEGRLVHTNTEGRTRIGDAGARRHVADLAADLTLVYPDGSPYPMDRSPLLRALNGEDVRGEEVVRILPDGSRRYLITHSRALRTPAGEPAGAVSSSYDVTALREREAELTAFAGVVAHDLKNPLTSLTGYAEIVQEDLAELPDMHRQAGMLDRMLNTGARMRRLIDDLLELAAARDGAVRPDDVDLRELVEDVVEERLVTAGAPMPRIHVAALDRVHADPAMVLQLVDNLIGNAVTYTPPGESAHLEVTSADTGDGWVRVEVADRGIGIPAGQHQAVFNDFHRAHPAAGYSGTGLGLAICRRIVTRHGGTIGVEDNPGGGARFWFTLPSSAG, from the coding sequence GTGGATGAAAGGAAGCGGTTCCCGGCATGGCGGCCCGCGGCGATCCTCGCCGCGGTCGTCGGCGTGTTCGGCGTGTCCGTCGCGGTCGGGGTGGCCGGCGTGGTCGCGGCCGAGCAGCGCCAGACGGCCCAGGAACAGCTCCAGCGGCGGTCGTCCGTGGTCACCGCCCGGGTCGCCGCTGAGGCGCGCCGCTACACCGACTCGGTGAGCCTGGCCGCGGCCGCGCTCGGCTGGCGGGAGGAGGTGACCGCGGAGTCGTTCGCCGAGGTCACCGAGCCGGTCGTGCGCATGCGACTGCCCGGCGCCAGCTCCGTGGTGTTCCTGGCCGCGGCGGACAGCGGCACCGTGGCGCAGACGCAGCGGCGGTGGCGGTCGCTCGGGGCGGCCGACCTGGTCCTGCGGCCGGTCGGCGGCGGCGGCGAGCACATCTTCTCGATCTTCAGCGTGCCGCTGGACGGGGCGGCCGCGCCGGCCGGCATCGACGCCACCCAGGCGCCCGCGCCCACGTACGCGCTGCGCGAGTCCCGCGCCGGCCACCGGGTGGTCGTCTCCGACGCGTATCACCTGCTCCGGGACCGCACCGTGCCCGCCGCGGCACGGCAACTCTCGTTCGTGATCACCGCGCCGGTGCTCGCGCCGGCGGACGCCGCCGGGCGGCGCGCGTTCCGCGGCTGGGTGCTGATGGGCCTGCGCGGGCAGGACTTCATCGGCGACGCGCTGCGCGAGTCGTCCCAGGACCTCATCGACGTCACGCTGCGGGCGCACACCGCCACCGGCACCGCCGACATCGCCACGCTGCGCGCCGCGGCCGGCGGGCGCCGCGACCTGGCCTGGCAGGCGAACGTGCGGGTCGCCAACCGCAGCTGGATGCTGGCGTACGCCGCGGCCGGGCCGTCGCTGCCGGGCGGGAGCACCGGCCTGCCCACCTCGCTGGCCGCCGGCGGCACCGTCACCAGCCTGCTGCTCGCCGGGCTGGTCTGGGTCCTCGCCACCGGTCGCGTCCGCGCGCAGGCGCAGGTCACGGCCGCGACCGCGCGGCTGCGGACGACCGCGGACGAGCTGGCCGGGCAGAAGGACTACCTGGCGCAGGTGCTCGACGCCGTGCACGTCACGATCTTGACGTGTGACACCGAGGGCCGGCTGGTGCACACCAACACCGAGGGCCGGACCCGGATCGGCGACGCCGGCGCGCGGCGGCACGTCGCCGATCTCGCCGCGGACCTCACCCTGGTGTACCCGGACGGGTCGCCGTACCCGATGGACCGCTCGCCGCTGCTGCGCGCGCTGAACGGCGAGGACGTCCGCGGGGAGGAGGTCGTCCGGATTCTGCCGGACGGCTCCCGCCGGTACCTGATCACGCACAGCCGCGCGCTGCGCACCCCGGCCGGTGAGCCGGCCGGCGCGGTGTCCTCCTCGTACGACGTCACCGCGCTGCGCGAGCGCGAGGCCGAGCTGACCGCGTTCGCCGGCGTCGTCGCGCACGACCTGAAGAACCCGCTGACCTCGCTGACCGGGTACGCCGAGATCGTCCAGGAGGACCTCGCCGAGCTGCCGGACATGCACCGGCAGGCCGGCATGCTGGACCGGATGCTGAACACCGGCGCCCGGATGCGCCGGCTCATCGACGACCTGCTCGAACTCGCCGCCGCCCGGGACGGCGCGGTCCGCCCCGACGACGTGGACCTCCGCGAGCTGGTCGAGGACGTCGTCGAGGAGCGGCTCGTCACCGCCGGCGCGCCGATGCCGCGGATCCACGTGGCCGCGCTCGACCGGGTGCACGCCGACCCCGCGATGGTGCTCCAGCTCGTCGACAACCTGATCGGGAACGCCGTCACGTACACGCCGCCCGGCGAGAGCGCCCATCTCGAGGTCACCAGCGCGGACACCGGCGACGGCTGGGTGCGGGTGGAGGTCGCGGACCGGGGGATCGGCATCCCGGCCGGCCAGCACCAGGCGGTGTTCAACGACTTCCACCGCGCCCACCCGGCCGCCGGCTACAGCGGCACCGGCCTCGGCCTGGCCATCTGCCGCCGGATCGTGACCCGGCACGGCGGCACCATCGGCGTCGAGGACAACCCCGGCGGCGGCGCCCGCTTCTGGTTCACCCTGCCGTCGTCAGCCGGGTGA